The Legionella jordanis genomic sequence GCAATCACGGCAAAGATGTTTACCAAGGCCATAAACTGTCCAAGAATGGCCACACCCTCAGGCCCTGTATAGATGGAAACGATTTTAAGACTCAGTAAACTGGTAAGTATCTTTAAAAGAGTAGCAACACCAGACAAGCCAGAGGTTTTTAATAATCTCATCATGTGGTTGTTGTTGGTTGTCCTGCCACTTGGCCTAGGCGAAAATCAGGCATAGCCATTTTTCCCAAATCAAATTGATTGCGGCTTCTCAAATACACGAAGTTTGCAGTTTTTTCCTCTGCCTTTATATCTTTCCCTGAAATAATTTTCTTAAGGAGAAAGTCCAAAGGCAATTCAGTTAAGTCATAGCCCGCAGAATATAAAGGGCTTTTCACTGCGAAAAAGGCACTGAAATTTTTAATAATATTTTCCTGAGTAAATTGATAATTTCTTCGTACATCTGGTTCTTCTATTCTCGAACCATGATCCCCATGAAAAATGATTGTGCTGTTTGCCGTCTCAGGGTTGTTATTCACTACCTGCAAAAACTCAGTTAATAACTTATGTGTACACTCTACCTGATTAAAATAAGCCTGGGTTTTGTTTTGCTGCTCCCCGACATACTGGCACTCTTTATTAAATACATAGGGGGCATGTGGAAGAAGCAAATGAATAAAATAGGCATTTCCCCGCTTTATATTTTGCGCCAGTCTTAACACTTCAGGAAAGGCTTTATAAGCTGCCGTTGACGGACTCAATAAGGTTTCATCATCCTGTTTTGGCAAATCAAGCAATGCCCAAACTTTGCTTTCTTTGAGGCGATTATAAACGATTTCCAGGTGCAATATGGAAAAAATATTTTTAAGTATTGCCACAGACTTAGTTATTGTACCCGTTGAAGGATTGCCCGGGGTTGGCGCAATGTGCTTGTAGGTGACGCAGGTTTTAAAGGCAACATGGTTTTGAGGTTCACACACATCCAGGTAAGAACTTTGCAATACATTAATATGATAACCTTGCTGACTAAGTGCTTTAAACAGTTTATTTTTAATAACGCTGTGCTTATCTTCTTCTGTTACATCATTCAAATAAGGGCTAAGATCGTTTATGGGTTTAAAATTTAAGAAATTTGAAAATGAGGCAATCGAACGCACATCCCTACTGAAGGCTCGGCCAAACACGCGGAAATGCTCATTGATGTATTTATTTTTAATCTGATCCACCAATTGCGGCGCATCCTTGGGATCAACGCCTTCAAGGCCAATGTGCTCATCAAGCACCACTTCGACATAGGGTGGTAAATTACTGTTTGCATCCCGTTCGGGTTGAAATTCTTGAACATGGATAAAACTGCTTTTCGGAGTAAAGAAAGCGCCAATCCAAAGCAAGCCAAAAACCAGGAATACTAGCTCGTCCAATTTGTTCCTAAGGACATATAAAAGGCTGGCTACTGTTGCAAAAAGCACAGGTATCAAATAGCGGTATTTCAATGAAAAAGGCAATACAGGCAGCGTTTTGAACTGGCTAAGTATTAACAAAATAACCAAAAATGACAATAAACTGATCCTTAAGAAAGCCCCTCCATACATCAATAACAAACCTGGAAAGAAGCTTATACCAGTTAACAACAAGTAACAGGTTAATGCTTCGTGACTGGTACTCTCAATGCCATTAGCAGCAAGAAATGAGGTCAATATGGCCGTTAAGAAAAAAGGAAATACAAATAAATAACGCCAATTTGCTTTGAATTGCCCCACCCTCTTATCTCCTCTTCATCAGAAACAGTGTTCTCTGGCTATCATGCAGGGACACTTCGTCCACAATCGTATAGTAGTTAGAGAAAACAGACTTAAAGCCTTCAAGGTGGTAGGTCGGGAAAATATCAGGGCGACTGGATAATAATCGTTGTACTTGCGAATCTTCTTTGGGCACAAACTCAATTATTAAATAATCTGCCAGACTTGAAAACAATTCAGCAATATGAGTTAAGGGAACATTATTGGATATAGCTAAATGGTGTATTAGAGCTAAGGCCATCACCAAATCCGGTGAAGCTCTCTCTTTAAATCCATCACGCTCCCCTTCAGACCAGCCAATATTAGGACTTGGTGCAGTCAAGTCTTGCAACAAGGGAAGAATGGTAACATTTTTTTCTTGTTTAACCTTGATGTAATTGCTTTCAACTGCCACAGGATCAATATCAAAACTGATGACATCAGCCCCTGTTTTTGCTGCAACACGGCTGTAAAAGCCATTATTGGCCCCCAAATCCCAAATGGCTTTGGCAGCCGCCTTATTGACGTACTGCTCAATCACTTGCGACTTATGTTCAGCCGCTTTATCGGTGTAATTGGTTTGGGTGTAGTAATCAGACCATTCTGTTTTAATCGGTTTCCAGCGCTGTTTATTAATTGCCGAGGTTAAGCTGTCTAATAGCCCGAGCAAACCCACTTTAGAAATATTTTGCTTTGAAGTAACTTTTTGCGCTGAATCACTAAATTTTTGTTGTGCTCTTGCATGAACATGGATATGGATAAATAAGGAGAGCGAAAGTTTTGTTCTTGAAGGCAGCAGAGTACTGGCCAAATCCAGCGGAATGCCATCAATAAACTGTTTGCATAAACAGTTTAATCGGACATCCTTGTTTGCCATTAAAGCTAAGGGCGCAAGAAAATGTCTACAGAATTGATTGTATGCTATCCAGGGGGTACCTTCTTCGTAAATAGTCAATGAGCTTGTATCGATTAAAACAGGTTTGCCGCGATAAAATTGAATATTGTAAGCACTGGCATCTTTTAAAATCATGCCATATTCAATTGCTGTTTTAGCGATTTCAAGGGTTAGTAAAGCTGCATCTTTTAATTGTGAAAACGACCATTCATAAGGGTAGGAAATAAAAGGGATTATTTCAGGCTTAATAATCACTTTAGCATGAGGGTTTAATGCCCGTTCATGGCCTACTTCCTCATGTTTTATCAATAGCCCACGCGATGACAGTGCATCATAAAGACCAGACGACATCAATTTCAGATAATCAGGATGGGAAGACTCATAAATTTCCCGGTAAATGACACCGTTTAATTCATAAACCTGAGCTCCCGGATCACGAAAAGAAGAGTTCACGCGTTGTGCGGCTTCTATCTGCTGGTTGCTATCAATAAGTTTCATCTTCATGCGTACTATCTTCCGTTCAGACTAAATTTGAGTGATATAAACAGTTGATTAGGCAGGAACGCTCTCAAGAGCATTACTCCTTCGCCAAAATGGCTTGCCGTGCAACCATTTCAATTCAATGTATTTGTAGGTAAAACACGCGAATGGTATGAGGATACAGACCACGGAATAGGCTGCAGCAAATTTAAGAATAGGACCTGCTGTTTTAATATCCTTGCTCCAGCAAATAGTCACAACAGGCATTAAAACCAGATACTGGAGCAAATAAATGCTGTAACTTACCCGTCCTAAAGCAACGAGTGGACGAATGGTCAATATGCTCGGCTCGCCTAACAATAAGAAAATAAAAGCTGGAAAAAGCAATAAAAAATGCTGATAGGAAAAATTGGGGAAGAACAATGTTAACGATAAAAAAAGCCAAAATAGGATGGAAAATAATC encodes the following:
- a CDS encoding sulfatase-like hydrolase/transferase, whose translation is MGQFKANWRYLFVFPFFLTAILTSFLAANGIESTSHEALTCYLLLTGISFFPGLLLMYGGAFLRISLLSFLVILLILSQFKTLPVLPFSLKYRYLIPVLFATVASLLYVLRNKLDELVFLVFGLLWIGAFFTPKSSFIHVQEFQPERDANSNLPPYVEVVLDEHIGLEGVDPKDAPQLVDQIKNKYINEHFRVFGRAFSRDVRSIASFSNFLNFKPINDLSPYLNDVTEEDKHSVIKNKLFKALSQQGYHINVLQSSYLDVCEPQNHVAFKTCVTYKHIAPTPGNPSTGTITKSVAILKNIFSILHLEIVYNRLKESKVWALLDLPKQDDETLLSPSTAAYKAFPEVLRLAQNIKRGNAYFIHLLLPHAPYVFNKECQYVGEQQNKTQAYFNQVECTHKLLTEFLQVVNNNPETANSTIIFHGDHGSRIEEPDVRRNYQFTQENIIKNFSAFFAVKSPLYSAGYDLTELPLDFLLKKIISGKDIKAEEKTANFVYLRSRNQFDLGKMAMPDFRLGQVAGQPTTTT
- a CDS encoding methyltransferase domain-containing protein yields the protein MKMKLIDSNQQIEAAQRVNSSFRDPGAQVYELNGVIYREIYESSHPDYLKLMSSGLYDALSSRGLLIKHEEVGHERALNPHAKVIIKPEIIPFISYPYEWSFSQLKDAALLTLEIAKTAIEYGMILKDASAYNIQFYRGKPVLIDTSSLTIYEEGTPWIAYNQFCRHFLAPLALMANKDVRLNCLCKQFIDGIPLDLASTLLPSRTKLSLSLFIHIHVHARAQQKFSDSAQKVTSKQNISKVGLLGLLDSLTSAINKQRWKPIKTEWSDYYTQTNYTDKAAEHKSQVIEQYVNKAAAKAIWDLGANNGFYSRVAAKTGADVISFDIDPVAVESNYIKVKQEKNVTILPLLQDLTAPSPNIGWSEGERDGFKERASPDLVMALALIHHLAISNNVPLTHIAELFSSLADYLIIEFVPKEDSQVQRLLSSRPDIFPTYHLEGFKSVFSNYYTIVDEVSLHDSQRTLFLMKRR